A single Buchnera aphidicola (Hyperomyzus lactucae) DNA region contains:
- the coaE gene encoding dephospho-CoA kinase (Dephospho-CoA kinase (CoaE) performs the final step in coenzyme A biosynthesis.): protein MTYIVALTGGIGSGKTTVSNGFKKIGINVIDSDIIAKKIIKYDDRISFSIKKKFGEKIFNIDKSINLPLLRKYIFNNREYRLWLENLLHPKIHKETINHIKLIKSSWCIWVVPLLVEKKLEKHANRILLIDTPVKNQIQRIIKRDQINFEEASKIITLQATREKRISISDDIIYNKKEIKKIDLYVHYFNIFYSFLAKEHQKKKIKNMKKNYLTKFY from the coding sequence ATGACTTATATTGTAGCGCTTACTGGTGGCATTGGTAGTGGAAAAACTACTGTTTCTAATGGTTTCAAAAAAATAGGTATTAATGTTATTGATAGTGATATAATCGCAAAAAAAATAATCAAGTATGATGATCGAATATCATTTTCTATTAAAAAAAAATTTGGAGAAAAAATATTCAATATAGACAAATCAATTAATCTACCGTTACTGCGAAAATATATTTTTAACAACAGGGAATACCGTTTATGGTTGGAAAATTTATTACATCCTAAAATTCACAAAGAAACTATAAATCATATCAAACTAATAAAATCTTCTTGGTGTATATGGGTAGTACCATTACTCGTTGAAAAAAAATTAGAAAAACACGCAAATCGTATTCTTCTAATTGATACACCTGTAAAAAATCAAATTCAAAGAATCATCAAAAGAGATCAAATTAACTTCGAAGAAGCTAGCAAGATTATTACATTACAAGCCACTAGAGAAAAAAGAATTTCTATATCAGATGATATCATTTATAATAAAAAAGAAATAAAAAAAATAGATTTATACGTTCATTATTTCAATATTTTTTATTCATTTTTAGCAAAAGAACATCAAAAGAAAAAAATAAAGAATATGAAAAAGAACTATTTAACAAAATTTTATTAA
- the aceE gene encoding pyruvate dehydrogenase (acetyl-transferring), homodimeric type yields MSERSYDDVDPIETSDWMQAIESVILKEGRERAYFLIEQILKKSKINKVEFFRCFFSSDYINTICSEDEVEYPGNLVLEKRIRSAIRWNAIMMVLRASKKNLELGGHLSSFQSSATIYEVCFNHFFRASNNQDGGDLVYFQGHISPGIYARSFLEGRLSEEQIDNFRQEVDGKGLSSYPHPKLMPNFWQFPTVSMGLGPLCAIYQAKFLKYLQNRELKNTSKQIVYAFLGDGEMDEPESKGAISIAVREKLDNLIFVINCNLQRLDGPVVGNGKIVNELESFFYGAGWKVIKVIWGSRWDYLLKKDKTGKLIQLMNETIDGDYQTFKSKDGAYVRKYFFGKYQETLELVKNMTDEEIWQLNRGGHDPKKMFNALKKAKETKDKPTVILAHTVKGYGMGIIAEGKNIAHQIKKININGIIHIRDRFNIPVSDDDIHKLPYVTFKKNSEEYCYIHSQRKKLGGYIPFRLSNFTDKLTLPKLIDFKSLLEKQSKEISTTMAFVRVLNIILKNNSIKRLIVPIIADEARTFGMEGLFRKIGIYSSSGQKYIPQDREQLAYYKEEKSGQILQEGINELGAASSWLAAATSYSTNNFPMIPFYIYYSIFGFQRIGDLFWAAGDQQARGFLIGGTSGRTTLNGEGLQHEDGHSHIQSLTVPNCISYDPSFAYEVAVIIQDGLRRMYGPSQENIYYYITTINENYHMPSMPQGVEEGICKGIYKLKTLHSSGPKVQLMGSGAILRSICEAAEILLKDYFITTDIYSVTSFTELARNGEDCERWNMLNPNKKNKIAYIKQVMNSNPAVAATDYMKLFAEQIRHYIPSKEYYVLGTDGFGRSDSRDKLRNHFEVSAHYIVIATLSLLVKLNHIKTKVVEDAIIKFNINVDKINPRLA; encoded by the coding sequence ATGTCAGAACGCTCATATGATGACGTGGATCCAATTGAAACTAGTGATTGGATGCAAGCTATTGAATCTGTTATTCTTAAAGAAGGTCGTGAAAGAGCTTATTTTTTAATCGAACAAATTTTAAAAAAATCTAAAATAAATAAAGTAGAATTTTTTAGGTGTTTTTTTTCTAGTGATTATATTAATACTATTTGCAGTGAAGATGAGGTTGAATATCCTGGAAATCTTGTTTTAGAAAAACGCATACGTTCAGCTATTCGTTGGAATGCTATAATGATGGTATTACGTGCGTCAAAAAAAAATCTAGAATTAGGGGGTCATTTATCATCTTTCCAATCATCTGCCACAATATACGAAGTTTGTTTTAATCATTTTTTTCGAGCTAGTAATAATCAAGATGGAGGTGATTTAGTTTATTTTCAAGGTCATATTTCTCCAGGTATTTATGCTAGATCTTTTTTGGAAGGGCGCTTATCTGAAGAACAGATTGATAATTTTAGACAAGAAGTTGATGGAAAAGGTTTATCTTCTTATCCTCATCCTAAATTAATGCCAAATTTTTGGCAGTTTCCGACTGTATCTATGGGTCTCGGTCCTCTTTGTGCTATTTACCAAGCAAAATTTTTAAAATATTTACAAAATAGAGAATTAAAAAATACTTCAAAACAAATAGTTTATGCTTTTTTAGGTGATGGTGAAATGGATGAACCCGAATCGAAAGGTGCAATTTCTATAGCTGTACGTGAAAAACTAGATAATTTAATATTTGTTATTAACTGTAATTTACAAAGATTAGATGGACCAGTAGTAGGAAATGGGAAAATTGTAAATGAATTAGAAAGCTTTTTTTATGGTGCGGGATGGAAAGTAATCAAAGTAATATGGGGAAGTAGATGGGATTATTTATTGAAAAAAGATAAAACTGGAAAATTAATTCAGTTGATGAATGAAACAATTGATGGTGATTATCAAACGTTTAAGTCTAAAGATGGTGCATATGTTCGTAAATATTTTTTTGGTAAATATCAAGAAACATTAGAATTAGTAAAAAATATGACAGATGAAGAAATATGGCAATTAAATAGAGGAGGACACGATCCAAAAAAAATGTTTAATGCTTTAAAAAAAGCAAAAGAAACAAAAGATAAACCTACAGTTATTTTGGCACACACCGTTAAAGGATACGGGATGGGGATTATTGCAGAAGGTAAAAATATTGCTCATCAAATAAAAAAAATTAACATTAATGGCATAATACATATTCGAGATCGTTTTAATATTCCTGTATCAGATGATGATATACACAAATTACCATATGTTACTTTTAAAAAAAATTCTGAAGAATATTGCTATATACATTCACAACGAAAAAAATTAGGTGGTTATATTCCTTTCCGGTTATCTAATTTTACTGATAAATTAACTTTACCGAAGTTAATAGATTTTAAATCACTTTTAGAAAAGCAAAGTAAAGAAATTTCTACAACTATGGCTTTTGTGCGTGTTTTAAATATAATTTTAAAAAATAATTCCATAAAAAGATTGATAGTTCCTATCATTGCAGATGAAGCGCGTACTTTTGGAATGGAAGGATTATTTAGAAAAATAGGCATTTATAGTTCTAGTGGTCAAAAATATATTCCTCAGGATCGAGAACAATTAGCATATTATAAAGAAGAAAAAAGTGGTCAAATATTACAAGAGGGAATCAATGAACTTGGTGCAGCTTCATCTTGGTTAGCTGCTGCTACATCCTATAGTACTAATAATTTTCCAATGATTCCTTTTTATATTTATTATTCAATATTTGGTTTTCAAAGAATAGGAGATTTATTTTGGGCGGCCGGTGATCAGCAAGCAAGAGGTTTTTTAATCGGGGGGACTTCTGGAAGAACTACTTTAAATGGTGAAGGATTACAGCATGAGGATGGACATAGTCATATACAATCTTTAACCGTTCCTAACTGTATATCTTATGATCCTTCTTTTGCATATGAGGTGGCTGTAATTATACAAGATGGATTGAGACGCATGTATGGTCCATCTCAAGAAAACATATATTATTATATTACTACAATTAATGAAAATTATCATATGCCTTCTATGCCTCAAGGTGTAGAAGAAGGTATTTGCAAAGGCATTTACAAATTAAAAACCTTGCATAGTTCTGGACCTAAAGTACAATTAATGGGTTCTGGTGCCATTTTACGTTCTATTTGTGAAGCAGCAGAAATTTTGCTAAAAGATTATTTTATTACAACAGATATATATAGTGTTACTTCTTTTACAGAGTTAGCTAGAAATGGTGAAGATTGTGAACGTTGGAATATGCTAAATCCTAATAAAAAAAATAAAATAGCATATATCAAACAAGTCATGAATAGCAATCCTGCTGTTGCTGCTACTGATTATATGAAATTATTTGCAGAACAAATTCGTCATTACATTCCATCGAAAGAATATTATGTATTAGGAACAGATGGTTTTGGTCGGTCAGATAGTCGTGATAAACTACGTAATCATTTTGAAGTAAGTGCTCATTATATTGTGATAGCCACTTTAAGCTTATTAGTAAAATTAAATCATATTAAGACAAAAGTAGTAGAAGATGCAATTATTAAATTTAATATAAATGTTGATAAAATTAATCCGCGCTTAGCTTGA
- a CDS encoding GMP reductase, whose amino-acid sequence MRIEEDIKLGFKDVLIRPKRSTLKSRSQVDLIRSFSFKHSSSFWSGIPIIAANMDTIGTFRMVQSLSTFNILTAVHKYYSFQEWKSFINSSSQDVLNHVIVSIGTSNADFLKIKKIFSLSSDLKFICIDVANGYSEHVVSFLKSVRFFFPDKIICTGNVVTGEMVEELILAGADIVKVGIGPGSVCTTRVKTGVGYPQLSAIIECADAAHGLGGQIISDGGCTVSGDIAKAFGGGADFVMLGGMLSGHNECEGEIIEEKSKKYMLFYGMSSISAMNRYTGHIARYRASEGKTVKIPFRGSIDATIRDILGGLRSSCTYVGAEKLKELTKRTTFIRVTEQENCIFNTFK is encoded by the coding sequence ATGCGAATTGAAGAAGACATTAAATTAGGTTTTAAAGATGTATTAATTAGACCAAAACGTTCTACATTAAAAAGTCGTTCTCAAGTTGATCTTATTCGTAGTTTTTCTTTTAAACATTCTTCTAGTTTTTGGTCTGGCATTCCTATTATTGCAGCAAACATGGATACAATAGGAACATTTCGAATGGTACAGTCTTTATCAACATTTAATATACTTACAGCAGTTCATAAATATTATTCTTTTCAAGAATGGAAAAGTTTTATTAATTCATCTTCTCAAGATGTATTAAATCATGTAATTGTATCAATTGGAACTTCTAATGCAGATTTTTTGAAGATTAAAAAGATTTTTTCATTATCTTCTGATCTAAAATTTATTTGTATTGATGTTGCAAATGGTTATTCTGAACACGTTGTTTCTTTTTTAAAGTCAGTAAGATTTTTTTTTCCAGACAAAATCATTTGTACTGGTAATGTGGTAACCGGAGAAATGGTTGAGGAATTAATACTAGCCGGAGCAGATATAGTTAAAGTTGGTATTGGACCAGGATCAGTATGTACTACACGAGTTAAAACTGGAGTTGGTTATCCTCAACTGTCAGCTATCATAGAGTGTGCCGATGCAGCACATGGATTAGGTGGACAGATTATCAGTGATGGAGGATGCACCGTTTCAGGAGATATTGCAAAAGCTTTTGGGGGGGGAGCAGACTTTGTTATGTTAGGGGGGATGCTTTCAGGTCATAATGAGTGTGAAGGAGAGATAATAGAAGAAAAATCAAAAAAGTACATGTTGTTTTATGGAATGAGTTCTATTTCTGCAATGAATCGTTATACGGGGCACATTGCAAGGTATCGTGCATCTGAAGGAAAGACAGTTAAAATACCTTTTCGTGGAAGTATAGATGCCACTATACGTGATATTTTAGGGGGATTGCGTTCTTCATGTACGTATGTGGGAGCGGAAAAATTAAAAGAGTTAACTAAAAGAACTACATTTATTCGTGTGACTGAACAAGAAAACTGTATCTTTAATACCTTTAAATAA